A region from the Mucilaginibacter sp. CSA2-8R genome encodes:
- the nth gene encoding endonuclease III, producing MKNDFNIEDMLNRIAGLMVKYPKAAMFQLYDEGYTSMFEQLLSCIISIRTLDEVSIPVSKKLFAHARTPGQLVKLSPQGLEEILHGSSYNGQKAYTMLGIAQTAMQQYNGELPADYDALIALKGVGPKCANLALGIASKKPAISVDSHVHRVVNRWGLVTTTQPEKTVLALEKQVPQNRWIDINRLLMPFGKFHCTHHLPKCTTCPIVDYCRQVGVKKFS from the coding sequence ATGAAAAACGATTTTAATATTGAAGACATGCTCAACCGCATTGCCGGGCTGATGGTAAAATATCCCAAGGCTGCCATGTTTCAGTTGTATGATGAAGGCTATACCTCAATGTTTGAGCAGTTGCTGTCGTGTATCATTTCTATCCGTACGCTTGATGAAGTTTCGATTCCGGTCTCAAAAAAGTTGTTTGCACATGCCCGTACACCTGGGCAGTTAGTGAAGCTTTCACCACAGGGGTTAGAAGAGATTTTACACGGCTCATCTTATAACGGACAAAAGGCTTATACCATGCTGGGTATTGCGCAAACGGCTATGCAGCAATACAATGGCGAGTTGCCGGCAGATTATGATGCGTTGATTGCTTTAAAAGGTGTTGGCCCCAAATGCGCTAACCTGGCTCTGGGGATTGCCTCTAAAAAGCCGGCTATTAGTGTAGACAGCCATGTACACCGTGTAGTAAACCGATGGGGATTAGTTACAACTACGCAACCCGAAAAAACTGTATTGGCTTTAGAAAAGCAGGTGCCGCAAAACCGCTGGATAGACATTAACCGTCTGCTGATGCCATTCGGTAAATTTCATTGCACCCATCACCTGCCTAAATGCACCACTTGCCCAATAGTAGACTATTGCCGGCAAGTAGGGGTGAAGAAGTTTAGTTAG
- a CDS encoding DUF4271 domain-containing protein — protein sequence MSIFRNGYLLHAYHNMVGIEDFWIFLHFRAQRRLMTLIKKLFFVWFLLIGGAVYAQTDSAELTPQRDTVPKRRYYQPPSAAGTLLDSVANALAHHEQFMSDSLSMVFIKKPDSLRRNQFLDSMLKTRVATDYSFLTQSGQRRGVLREGSSRRTRDQWVIVIIVSLLVYMAVLNRIMSKDISNVLQSFYNNRILSQVSKEEGILNSWTFLGLFILFGFTFGLFLYQLTAYFEVFYSISGIELFASFAVLIIVLFAVKLLVLRFLGFVFNVNRLVGEYISILYLTYFNITFVFLPVSLCFSLLAARYIPYVLGLALVLVIVIFVWQYLRSSVNIISSFKFHKFYLFTYLCALEICPILILMKALNN from the coding sequence ATGTCAATATTCAGAAATGGTTATTTATTGCATGCTTACCATAATATGGTTGGTATTGAAGATTTTTGGATATTTTTGCATTTTAGGGCACAAAGGCGGTTAATGACATTGATTAAAAAGTTATTTTTTGTTTGGTTTTTGTTGATTGGTGGGGCTGTTTATGCTCAAACCGATTCGGCAGAACTAACGCCGCAACGCGATACTGTACCTAAAAGGCGATATTATCAGCCTCCGTCAGCCGCAGGTACCCTGCTCGATTCGGTGGCCAATGCCCTGGCACACCACGAGCAGTTTATGAGCGATTCATTGTCGATGGTGTTTATCAAAAAGCCTGACTCGTTAAGGCGTAACCAGTTTTTAGATAGTATGCTCAAAACGCGGGTGGCCACAGATTATAGTTTTTTAACGCAATCCGGACAGCGCAGGGGCGTGTTGCGCGAAGGCAGCAGCCGCCGCACCCGTGACCAATGGGTTATCGTCATCATTGTATCGTTACTGGTGTATATGGCCGTGCTTAACCGCATTATGAGTAAAGATATCAGTAATGTACTGCAATCATTTTACAATAATCGCATACTATCACAGGTAAGTAAGGAGGAGGGTATACTAAACTCCTGGACATTTTTAGGTCTATTTATCCTTTTTGGATTTACGTTCGGATTGTTCTTGTACCAGCTTACGGCTTACTTTGAGGTTTTTTATAGCATCAGCGGTATTGAGCTGTTTGCTTCATTCGCTGTGCTCATCATTGTGTTGTTTGCAGTAAAATTGTTAGTGCTTCGTTTTTTGGGCTTTGTATTTAATGTTAACCGTTTAGTGGGCGAGTATATATCTATACTTTACCTAACTTATTTCAACATTACCTTTGTGTTTTTGCCGGTATCATTATGCTTTAGCTTGCTGGCAGCCCGATATATACCCTACGTATTAGGATTGGCTTTGGTATTAGTTATTGTAATATTTGTATGGCAGTATTTGCGCAGTAGCGTAAATATTATTTCGAGTTTTAAATTTCATAAATTTTATTTATTTACCTATCTTTGTGCCCTTGAAATTTGCCCGATTTTAATACTAATGAAGGCACTGAATAATTAA
- a CDS encoding carbohydrate kinase produces MSKSTLCFGEVLWDTFGDGKKVGGAPLNVAQHLIQQGTNAFIVSSIGTDESGIELEQELQKADLQLQYLQHDRRLPTCEVTVKLDEGGHATYIIPEPVSWDNIKPTEELLQQVAQTDAIVFGSLACREEVTRATLLNILSDFTIPIRVFDVNLRAPHYELDTIETLAALANVIKMNEDEANLLIHGNSGSLQDKIMEFHGKFHTHTICVTRGENGAIIWHDGEFYEHAGVNVKVADTVGAGDSFLATLIAGLLNEQPIPQILDKACKVGAFVASQRGANPTYPSDLLQVN; encoded by the coding sequence ATGAGCAAATCAACATTATGTTTTGGCGAGGTTTTGTGGGACACTTTTGGCGACGGCAAAAAGGTGGGCGGTGCACCACTTAACGTAGCCCAGCACCTTATACAACAAGGTACCAATGCTTTCATTGTAAGCAGCATCGGCACCGACGAATCGGGAATTGAATTAGAGCAAGAATTGCAAAAAGCTGATCTGCAATTGCAATATCTACAGCATGACCGTCGTTTGCCTACTTGCGAGGTTACTGTAAAGCTTGATGAAGGCGGGCACGCTACCTACATTATTCCAGAGCCTGTATCGTGGGATAATATTAAACCCACTGAGGAGCTATTGCAACAGGTTGCCCAAACGGATGCCATAGTGTTTGGAAGCCTGGCCTGCCGCGAAGAAGTTACCCGCGCAACACTGCTCAATATTTTAAGTGATTTTACTATACCCATTAGGGTATTTGACGTCAACCTGCGCGCACCGCATTATGAGTTAGATACTATTGAAACACTTGCTGCCTTAGCCAATGTAATAAAGATGAATGAAGACGAAGCCAACCTATTAATCCACGGCAACAGCGGTTCGTTACAAGATAAGATTATGGAGTTTCATGGCAAGTTTCATACCCATACTATTTGCGTTACCCGCGGTGAGAATGGCGCTATTATTTGGCATGATGGTGAGTTTTATGAACACGCAGGTGTGAATGTAAAGGTAGCAGATACCGTGGGTGCAGGCGATTCTTTTTTAGCTACGCTGATTGCCGGCTTATTGAACGAGCAACCAATTCCGCAAATATTAGACAAAGCTTGTAAGGTGGGCGCATTTGTAGCCAGTCAGCGAGGGGCTAATCCAACTTATCCGAGCGATTTACTACAGGTAAACTAA
- the hemW gene encoding radical SAM family heme chaperone HemW: protein MAGIYIHIPFCKQACHYCDFHFSTSQKNRGAIVQALAQEVQLQKNYLDGAPIETIYFGGGTPSVLDANEISFLLDTIAQNHEVSPKAEITLEANPDDLHPDKVSQLKQTAINRFSIGIQSFFDEDLVWMNRAHRSAEAETSIKRVQDAGFENITADLIYGYPLLNMGKWQHNLDTLFSLNIPHLSAYSMTVEPRTALASQIKKKQTPPVSDQQSAEQFVYLMQRMQHEGFDHYEISNFGKPGWHSQHNANYWKGVPYVGIGPSAHSYNGKTRQWNVANNAKYLTSLSENHIPAELELLTTENRLNEYIMTAIRTMWGLNLARLESIEKGASIIMQKEAQQFISNGWLTLQQQTLTLTPAGKLYADHIAAQLFF from the coding sequence ATGGCCGGCATTTATATTCATATCCCTTTTTGCAAGCAAGCCTGCCATTACTGCGATTTTCATTTCAGTACTTCCCAAAAAAATCGTGGAGCCATTGTTCAGGCCCTGGCTCAGGAAGTTCAGTTGCAAAAAAATTACTTGGATGGCGCGCCTATCGAAACCATTTACTTTGGCGGTGGTACCCCGTCAGTATTAGATGCAAATGAAATTAGCTTTTTACTTGACACGATTGCTCAAAATCACGAGGTAAGCCCAAAAGCCGAAATTACACTGGAGGCTAACCCGGACGACCTGCATCCTGATAAAGTCTCTCAATTAAAACAGACAGCCATCAACCGTTTCAGCATTGGCATACAATCCTTTTTTGATGAGGATTTAGTATGGATGAACCGTGCGCACCGGTCGGCCGAGGCAGAAACCTCTATTAAAAGAGTACAGGATGCCGGTTTTGAAAACATTACGGCTGATTTAATTTATGGGTATCCACTGTTGAATATGGGCAAATGGCAGCACAATCTGGATACCTTATTCTCGCTTAATATCCCTCACCTTTCGGCTTACTCCATGACGGTCGAGCCACGCACAGCACTGGCTTCACAAATCAAAAAAAAGCAAACGCCCCCCGTAAGCGACCAGCAAAGCGCTGAGCAGTTCGTATACCTGATGCAGCGGATGCAACACGAAGGCTTTGACCATTACGAAATATCAAACTTTGGTAAACCGGGCTGGCATTCGCAGCATAACGCTAATTACTGGAAAGGCGTACCTTATGTAGGCATAGGCCCATCCGCACACTCTTACAACGGTAAGACCCGGCAGTGGAATGTAGCTAACAATGCAAAATACCTGACAAGCTTGTCCGAAAATCATATTCCGGCTGAACTGGAATTACTCACCACCGAAAACCGGCTGAATGAATACATTATGACGGCCATTCGTACCATGTGGGGGCTTAACCTGGCAAGGTTAGAAAGTATTGAAAAGGGAGCCTCAATCATCATGCAAAAAGAAGCGCAACAATTTATCAGTAACGGTTGGCTAACGCTGCAACAGCAAACGCTTACGCTTACGCCGGCAGGCAAACTATACGCAGATCATATTGCTGCACAACTTTTCTTTTAG
- a CDS encoding fasciclin domain-containing protein, whose protein sequence is MKKLLIAAFALVAMATASKSDAQTVMVGGAPMYPTKDIVDNAVNSKDHTTLVAAVKAAGLVETLKGAGPFTVFAPTNEAFDKLPQGTVTTLLKPENKATLTKVLTYHVVSGKVSAADLMAKIKAGHGKAELKTVSGGTLTAMADGKKIYLVDEKGGKSWVTIADVFQKNGVIHVVNTVLMPN, encoded by the coding sequence ATGAAAAAATTATTAATTGCGGCTTTTGCTTTAGTAGCTATGGCAACCGCGTCTAAAAGCGATGCGCAAACAGTAATGGTAGGTGGTGCCCCTATGTATCCAACCAAAGATATTGTTGATAACGCTGTAAACTCAAAAGATCATACTACTTTGGTAGCTGCTGTTAAAGCAGCCGGTTTAGTTGAAACTTTAAAAGGTGCAGGTCCGTTTACTGTTTTTGCACCAACCAACGAAGCTTTTGATAAATTACCACAAGGCACTGTAACTACTTTGTTAAAACCAGAAAATAAAGCTACACTTACTAAAGTGTTAACTTACCATGTAGTATCGGGCAAAGTAAGCGCTGCCGATTTGATGGCTAAGATTAAAGCCGGACACGGTAAGGCAGAGTTAAAAACGGTGAGTGGTGGTACTTTAACCGCTATGGCCGACGGTAAAAAAATATACCTGGTTGACGAAAAAGGCGGAAAATCTTGGGTAACCATTGCCGACGTTTTTCAGAAAAACGGTGTAATACACGTAGTTAATACGGTGTTAATGCCAAACTAA
- a CDS encoding cupin-like domain-containing protein gives MGLILSPIDRVDHISKEDFINNYLNPRKPLVIRKATESWPALQKWTFEYLKETVGDQIVPLYDSSKADPSKPINASAAEMKFGDYIDLIQKQPTDLRIFLFDPIKHAPGLLNDYRSPKDLMGGFLDKYPNMFFGGAGSVTFLHYDIDLAHIFHTHFQGRKHVMLFDYKWKERLYCIPFATYALEDYDIENPDFSKFPALDGIEGQETILEHGDTLFMPTGYWHWMKYLEGSFSISLRAWDKSWGIKAKSLYNLTIQRNFDSFMKKRYRTRYMSWKEELAVKRANQALAAGEPK, from the coding sequence ATGGGTTTGATACTATCTCCGATTGATCGGGTTGACCATATTTCTAAAGAAGATTTCATTAATAATTACTTAAATCCTCGCAAACCACTTGTTATCCGTAAAGCAACCGAAAGCTGGCCCGCTTTACAGAAATGGACGTTTGAGTACCTGAAAGAAACCGTTGGCGACCAGATTGTACCTTTATACGATAGCTCGAAAGCCGACCCGAGCAAACCCATCAATGCATCGGCAGCCGAAATGAAATTTGGCGATTATATTGACTTAATACAAAAACAACCGACCGACCTGCGTATATTTTTATTCGACCCTATCAAACATGCACCAGGTTTACTAAATGATTACCGCTCGCCTAAAGATTTGATGGGCGGTTTTTTAGATAAATACCCGAATATGTTTTTTGGAGGTGCGGGTTCTGTGACTTTTCTGCATTACGATATTGACCTGGCACACATCTTTCACACGCATTTTCAGGGCCGCAAGCATGTGATGCTGTTTGATTACAAATGGAAAGAGCGCTTATACTGCATTCCTTTTGCTACTTACGCTTTAGAAGATTACGATATTGAGAACCCGGATTTTTCGAAATTCCCGGCGTTGGACGGTATTGAAGGTCAGGAAACTATTTTAGAACATGGCGATACCCTGTTTATGCCTACCGGCTATTGGCATTGGATGAAATATTTAGAAGGGTCTTTCTCCATATCCTTACGCGCTTGGGATAAATCGTGGGGTATTAAAGCTAAAAGTTTGTATAACTTAACTATCCAACGCAACTTTGATAGTTTTATGAAAAAACGATACCGAACCCGTTACATGAGCTGGAAAGAAGAACTGGCCGTTAAACGCGCCAACCAAGCCTTAGCTGCCGGAGAGCCGAAGTAG
- a CDS encoding uroporphyrinogen-III synthase, with product MEDRKKKVKSILVTLPKPENDKNPYAELAKKLNLKIDFRSFIHVEGVPAKDFRKDKINLADFTAVIFTSRNSADHFFRVCEEMRFEVPVDMKYFCLSETIALYLQKYIQYRKRKIFFGKQTAADLAEVLKKHSGEKFLYPCSDVAAEETQKFLTENGYNFTPAVLFRTVCSDLSDLAEVFYDVIAFFSPSSILSLYQNFPDFKQNNTRIAAFGATTHKAVLDAGLILDIPAPTPGAPSMTMAIEQYVKQANK from the coding sequence TTGGAAGATAGAAAGAAAAAGGTTAAGAGTATATTGGTTACTTTACCTAAACCTGAAAACGACAAAAATCCATATGCTGAACTGGCTAAGAAATTAAATTTAAAAATTGATTTCAGGTCTTTCATCCACGTAGAAGGCGTTCCGGCCAAAGACTTTCGTAAAGACAAAATAAACCTCGCCGATTTTACCGCCGTTATATTTACCAGCCGTAATTCAGCCGATCATTTTTTTCGCGTTTGCGAGGAAATGCGTTTTGAGGTTCCGGTTGATATGAAGTACTTTTGTCTTTCAGAAACTATTGCCTTATATCTGCAAAAATATATTCAGTACCGTAAGCGTAAAATCTTTTTTGGCAAGCAAACCGCTGCCGATTTAGCAGAGGTATTGAAGAAACATTCGGGCGAAAAATTTCTTTACCCATGCTCGGATGTTGCTGCTGAAGAAACTCAAAAGTTTTTGACCGAGAATGGCTATAACTTTACTCCAGCTGTGCTGTTCCGTACTGTGTGCAGTGATCTTTCTGATCTGGCTGAGGTATTTTATGATGTTATTGCCTTTTTTAGTCCGTCGAGCATTTTATCATTGTATCAAAACTTCCCCGATTTTAAGCAAAACAACACTCGTATTGCAGCATTTGGTGCTACCACGCACAAAGCGGTGCTGGATGCCGGTTTGATACTGGATATTCCTGCGCCAACCCCTGGTGCACCATCCATGACCATGGCTATAGAGCAGTACGTAAAACAAGCTAACAAGTAA